From Oreochromis niloticus isolate F11D_XX linkage group LG1, O_niloticus_UMD_NMBU, whole genome shotgun sequence, a single genomic window includes:
- the cebpa gene encoding CCAAT/enhancer-binding protein alpha has protein sequence MELSNLYEVAPRPLMNSLNQQPSSGYRDPADLGGEIGDNETSIDLSAYIDPSAFNDDFLADLFHHSSRQDKLKMMNGEYDPVTCGPGPQQLYMSNYMESKMEPLYEHNPPRLRPVAIKQEPRDDEDMNPGMPPTYHHPHPHPQQYSQQQQQQMPHLQYQIAHCAQTTMHLQPGHPTPPPTPVPSPHQHQHQHPHSHSQQGGMKLLEQQRGGGKTKKHVDKNSPEYRLRRERNNVAVRKSRDKAKMRNMETQHKVVELTADNERLRRRVEHLTRELDTLRGIFRQLPDGSFKPMGS, from the coding sequence ATGGAGCTCTCTAACCTGTACGAGGTCGCACCTCGACCCCTGATGAACAGCCTGAACCAGCAGCCCTCCTCCGGCTACAGAGACCCGGCAGATCTTGGCGGTGAGATCGGAGACAACGAGACCTCCATCGACCTGAGCGCCTACATCGACCCATCAGCGTTCAACGACGACTTCCTGGCTGACCTGTTCCACCACAGCTCCCGACAGGACAAGCTCAAAATGATGAACGGGGAGTACGACCCGGTGACTTGCGGCCCGGGGCCCCAGCAGCTCTACATGTCCAACTACATGGAGTCTAAGATGGAGCCGCTTTACGAGCACAATCCTCCACGCCTCCGACCGGTGGCTATCAAGCAGGAGCCCCGGGACGACGAGGACATGAACCCGGGCATGCCCCCCACCTACCACCACCCGCACCCACACCCCCAGCAGTactcccagcagcagcagcagcagatgccGCACCTCCAGTACCAGATTGCACACTGCGCGCAGACCACCATGCACCTCCAGCCAGGGCACCCTACACCTCCGCCGACCCCGGTGCCCAGCCCGCACCAGCACCAGCACCAACACCCGCACTCGCACTCGCAGCAGGGCGGCATGAAGCTGCTAGAGCAGCAGAGGGGAGGCGGCAAAACCAAGAAGCACGTTGACAAGAACAGCCCGGAGTACCGGCTGAGGCGCGAGCGCAACAACGTGGCCGTGCGCAAGAGCAGGGACAAGGCCAAGATGCGCAACATGGAGACGCAGCACAAGGTGGTGGAGCTGACCGCCGACAACGAGAGACTGAGGCGCAGGGTGGAGCACCTGACCCGCGAGCTGGACACTTTACGGGGCAtcttcagacagctgccggacGGCTCCTTCAAACCCATGGGCAGCTGA